From a single Meles meles chromosome 21, mMelMel3.1 paternal haplotype, whole genome shotgun sequence genomic region:
- the AP5Z1 gene encoding AP-5 complex subunit zeta-1 produces MFTAGAESLLHQAREIQDEELQKFCSRVAKLLQKDDPGPDAADALQRLFLIVSATKYERRLEKTCVDLLQTTLRSPKCPEQLQLLCAAILRERSPSDDLSLSCDHVQSSQQLSLVASVLLAQGDRKEEVRSVGQRAFRVLESRQPEGPSLRHLLPVVSRVTRLAPHSLHEDQTSLLSKRLVDWLRYASIQQGVPQASGGFFSTPRARQPGPVTEVDGAVATDFFTVLSTGQHFTEDQWLNVQAFSMLRAWLLASGPQGPSAPDSDDKSELEGSTLSVLSATSTASHLLPPQERLREKAFEYCQRLVEQSTRRALRKGDADLQKACLVEAVLVLDVLCRQDPSFLYRTLSCLKALHTRLCGDAARALLPIAQFFLSYGEAAAVDSEAVLRHLFTRVPGELFHSPTLAFEFVRFCGDSLPLFGRNLDILKQSFPNLFKLLAWNSPPLTSEFVELLPWLVDPGTAVEMLHALLDLPCLTAALDLQLRLSPAASERPLWDASLRNPSCLEASRDPQFQALLQHLLRAKASGTVERLAPLHQLLQPMASCARVVQCAEAVPTLLQAFFSAVTQFADGVLANQLALLLLERCDSLYQVPQYEARVHRVLSSQFLALCALHPSLVVELAKELLEFVGSVSSVRSRGAMLASVAWAIGEYLSVSWDRRCTVEQINRFFEALEALLFELTQSRPSATLPECPPQVIAVLMTTLTKLASRSQDLIPRVSLFLSKMRTLVQSPAPSSVHCEEGTAAIRTRATELLTLLKMPSVAQFVFTPSAELSEPRYHRDANTALPLALRTVSRLVEKEMGLLPG; encoded by the exons atgTTCACGGCGGGAGCCGAGAGTCTGCTCCACCAGGCCAG GGAGATCCAGGACGAGGAGCTGCAGAAGTTCTGTTCCCGGGTCGCGAAGCTGCTGCAGAAGGACGACCCGGGGCCTGACGCGGCGGACGCCCTGCAGAGGCTGTTCCTCATCGTCTCGGCCACGAAATACGAGAGGCG GCTGGAGAAGACGTGCGTGGACCTGCTGCAGACCACCCTCCGCTCGCCCAAGTGCCCCGAGCAGCTCCAGCTTCTGTGCGCTGCCATCCTGAGAGAGAGGTCGCCCTCCGACGACCTGAGCCTGTCCTGTGACCACGTCCAGAGCAGCCAGCAgctgagcctggtggcctcagTGCTCCTGGCCCAG GGTGACAGAAAGGAAGAGGTCCGAAGCGTGGGCCAGCGCGCCTTCAGGGTCCTCGAGAGCCGGCAGCCCGAGGGACCCAGTCTGAGGCACCTGCTCCCGGTCGTGTCCAGGGTCACACGCCTGGCCCCGCACTCCCTCCATGAAG ACCAAACCAGCCTGCTCAGCAAGAGGTTGGTGGACTGGCTTCGCTACGCCAGCATCCAGCAAGGGGTCCCACAGGCTTCTGGAGGCTTCTTCTCCACACCCAGAGCCCGGCAG CCGGGCCCTGTCACCGAAGTGGATGGGGCGGTAGCCACAGATTTCTTCACGGTGCTGTCCACGGGCCAGCACTTCACGGAGGACCAGTGGCTGAACGTGCAGGCTTTCTCCATGCTGCGGGCGTGGCTGCTGGCCAGCGGCCCCCAGGGCCCCAGCGCCCCCGACTCAG ATGACAAGTCGGAGCTGGAGGGCTCCACCCTGTCCGTGCTGTCGGCCACGTCCACCGCCAGCCACCTGCTGCCGCCCCAGGAGCGGCTAAGAGAGAAGGCCTTCGAGTACTGCCAGCGCCTGGTGGAGCAGAGCACGCGGC gaGCCCTGAGAAAGGGGGACGCGGACCTGCAAAAAGCC TGCCTGGTGGAGGCCGTGCTGGTGCTGGACGTGCTCTGCCGGCAGGACCCGTCCTTCCTGTACCGCACGCTGTCCTGCCTGAAGGCGCTGCACACACGGCTGTGCGGGGACGCGGCGCGGGCGCTGCTGCCCATCGCGCAGTTCTTCCTGAGCTACG GGGAGGCAGCGGCCGTGGACTCAGAAGCCGTCCTCCGGCACCTGTTCACCAGGGTCCCCGGCGAGCTCTTCCACAGCCCCACGCTGGCCTTCGAGTTCGTCCGCTTCTGCGGGGACAGCCTGCCCCTGTTCGGCAGGAACCTTGACATTCTCAAGCAGAGCTTCCCCAACCTCTTCAAG CTCCTGGCCTGGAACAGCCCGCCCCTCACCTCCGAGTTCGTGGAGCTCCTGCCGTGGCTGGTGGACCCCGGCACAGCTGTGGAGATGCTCCACGCGCTGCTGGACCTGCCCTGTCTGACCGCGGCCTTGGATCTGCAGCTCAG GCTGTCACCGGCTGCGTCTGAGAGGCCACTGTGGGACGCCTCCCTCAGGAACCCCAGCTGCCTGGAGGCTTCCCGGGACCCACAGTTCCAGGCTCTTCTCCAGCACCTGCTGCGGGCCAAGGCCAGCGGAACCGTGGAGAG GTTGGCGCCCCTCCACCAGCTGCTGCAGCCCATGGCCAGCTGCGCCCGGGTGGTCCAGTGCGCCGAGGCCGTGCCCACGCTGCTGCAGGCCTTCTTTTCCGCAGTGACTCAG TTTGCTGATGGGGTTCTGGCCAACCAGCTGGCGCTGCTGCTCCTGGAGAGATGTGACTCCCTTTACCAGGTGCCCCAGTACGAGGCCCGTGTGCACAG GGTGCTGAGCTCCCAGTTCCTGGCCCTGTGCGCGCTGCACCCGTCACTGGTGGTTGAACTGGCGAAAGAGCTGCTGGAGTTCGTGGGGAGCGTGAGCAGTGTCCGCAGCCGGGGGGCCATGCTCGCCTCCGTG GCCTGGGCCATCGGCGAGTACCTGTCTGTGTCCTGGGACCGGCGGTGCACCGTGGAGCAGATCAACAGGTTCTTTGAGGCCCTGGAGGCCCTGCTGTTCGAGCTCACCCAGTCACGCCCATCTGCCACCCTCCCCGAGTGCCCCCCGCAAGTCATCGCCGTGCTCATGACCACGCTGACCAAGCTGGCCTCCCGGAGCCAAGACCTGATTCCCAG GGTCTCTCTGTTCCTGTCGAAGATGAGGACCCTGGTCCAGAGCCCAGCACCAAGCTCCGTGCACTGTGAAGAGGGCACGGCAGCCATCCGCACGCGGGCCACTGAGCTCCTGACGCTGCTGAAGATGCCCAGCGTGGCCCAGTTTGTGTTCACGCCCAGCGCAGAGCTGTCCGAGCCCCGCTACCACCGTGACGCCAACACCGCCCTGCCGCTGGCCCTGCGCACGGTCAGCCGCCTGGTGGAGAAGGAAATGGGCCTCCTGCCGGGGTGA